A genomic window from Polaribacter gangjinensis includes:
- a CDS encoding DUF5522 domain-containing protein — protein sequence MFRPRIELEDDDFYLNDEGFKVFTEKYHLKRGYCCKSGCKHCPFGYDKKTDSFIK from the coding sequence ATGTTTAGACCCAGAATTGAATTAGAAGATGATGACTTTTATCTAAATGATGAAGGTTTTAAAGTTTTTACAGAAAAATACCACCTAAAAAGAGGCTATTGTTGCAAAAGCGGCTGTAAACATTGCCCTTTTGGATATGATAAAAAAACAGACTCTTTTATAAAATGA
- a CDS encoding DUF4174 domain-containing protein has translation MENHLWKNRVLLIFTEDKNSADYQQQISLLEKENNELKDRKLVVYSFTKTDFLFNFESTWRNSSELFTKFNPKKANFKIWLIGLDGGIKLAQTTNLSTEKLFAIIDGMPMRKREMSTKNN, from the coding sequence ATGGAAAATCATCTCTGGAAAAACAGGGTTTTATTGATATTTACTGAGGATAAAAATAGTGCTGATTATCAGCAACAAATATCTTTACTAGAAAAAGAAAACAATGAATTGAAAGATCGAAAATTGGTCGTTTACAGTTTTACAAAAACTGATTTTCTCTTTAATTTTGAAAGCACTTGGAGAAATTCGAGCGAACTTTTTACCAAATTCAATCCTAAAAAAGCCAATTTTAAAATTTGGTTAATTGGTTTGGATGGCGGAATCAAATTGGCGCAAACAACGAATTTATCAACAGAAAAATTGTTTGCTATTATTGATGGAATGCCTATGAGAAAAAGAGAAATGTCAACAAAAAATAACTGA
- a CDS encoding family 16 glycosylhydrolase: MQKIITTFLLVFSISLFSQEKVEDDFEGNGTISSWDADATTINASFANPFKTGINTSNTVLRYQDNGGQYANVKFDVPKNFDLSEKHTFSLKIYVPSSGITGNQTNQISLKLQNNKINAPWSTQSEIIKTISLNTWQTVTFDFKNDTYINLDSNSPIPTNRTDFNRVLLQVNGENNTDQVIAFIDDFLYDGTLPESNNNNTDINFDTLVWSDEFDGNGAIDAAKWHHQVIPIIGGTTWANGEIQHYTDRTDNSYQSNGTLKIVAKRENYTFNNVTKNFTSARLNSKYAFTYGKVEIRAKMPFGVGTFPALWMLGQNITETGGYFAATHGTTPWPDCGEIDIIEHWGDNQNFVQSALHNRSSFGGTINKGGRMIANASTEFHTYTLYWDANKMVFSVDDIVHYTYEPSPKNIQNWPYDAPQYLLFNVAMLPNVTSSFTESAMEIDYVRVYQTASLGINDNTLKDKNIKIFPNPVHNQLEIQFANLTDAYQGAIYDLTGKKVHSFNQQASKNSIDVSFLKDGFYVLNIQSGSFSKNFKIIKN, from the coding sequence ATGCAAAAAATCATTACTACTTTTCTTCTAGTTTTTTCAATTTCTTTATTTTCACAGGAAAAAGTGGAAGATGATTTTGAGGGAAATGGCACCATTTCATCTTGGGATGCAGATGCCACCACAATCAATGCTTCATTTGCAAATCCTTTTAAAACAGGAATCAATACTTCAAATACCGTTTTAAGATATCAAGATAATGGAGGACAGTATGCCAATGTGAAATTTGATGTTCCTAAAAATTTCGATTTATCAGAAAAACACACTTTTTCTCTTAAAATTTATGTGCCTTCAAGTGGCATCACAGGAAATCAAACCAATCAAATTTCATTAAAATTACAGAATAATAAAATTAATGCTCCTTGGTCAACACAATCAGAGATTATCAAAACAATTTCTTTGAATACTTGGCAAACAGTAACGTTTGATTTTAAAAATGACACCTATATAAATCTAGATTCAAATTCTCCAATTCCAACTAATAGAACCGATTTCAACAGAGTTTTATTACAAGTAAATGGTGAAAATAACACAGATCAAGTAATTGCTTTTATTGATGATTTTTTATACGATGGTACACTTCCAGAAAGCAATAACAATAACACCGACATTAACTTTGACACCTTAGTTTGGTCTGATGAATTTGATGGAAATGGGGCAATTGATGCAGCAAAATGGCATCATCAAGTAATACCTATTATTGGAGGAACTACTTGGGCAAATGGAGAAATTCAACATTACACAGACAGAACAGATAATTCTTACCAAAGCAATGGGACATTAAAAATTGTAGCTAAAAGAGAAAATTACACATTTAATAATGTTACCAAGAATTTTACATCGGCAAGACTCAACTCTAAATATGCTTTTACCTATGGTAAAGTTGAAATTAGAGCCAAAATGCCTTTTGGAGTTGGTACTTTTCCAGCTCTTTGGATGTTAGGCCAAAATATTACTGAAACAGGAGGTTATTTTGCAGCAACTCATGGAACAACTCCTTGGCCAGATTGTGGAGAAATTGACATTATAGAACATTGGGGAGATAATCAAAACTTTGTACAAAGCGCTTTACACAATAGATCAAGTTTTGGAGGAACAATCAATAAAGGGGGTAGAATGATTGCAAATGCGTCTACTGAGTTTCATACATATACCCTTTATTGGGATGCTAATAAAATGGTTTTTAGTGTAGATGACATTGTACATTACACCTATGAACCTTCGCCTAAAAATATTCAAAATTGGCCTTATGATGCTCCACAATATTTGCTTTTTAATGTTGCAATGTTACCAAATGTAACCAGTTCATTTACTGAAAGTGCTATGGAAATTGATTATGTAAGAGTGTATCAAACAGCTAGTTTAGGAATTAATGACAATACTCTTAAAGATAAAAACATTAAGATTTTTCCAAATCCAGTTCATAACCAATTAGAAATACAATTTGCGAATCTTACTGACGCTTATCA
- a CDS encoding flavin-containing monooxygenase, whose protein sequence is MNYDIIIIGAGLSGIGAACHLHRKNPTKTYKILEAREEIGGTWSLFKYPGIRSDSDMYTFGYSFKTWNDDKSFADAPSILSYLNEASKEYKVKEHIEFNQKVISYNFDTTKQLWTVTTIHPTTKSEQYFTAQFIFNCSGYYNYDNGYTPDFKGLADFKGAFFHPQKWDQSIDYTNKKVVVIGSGATAVTIVPAIANAVEKVTMLQRSPTYIAALPNKDKIAKTIKKIFPKKIAHMFVRAKNILADMIFYNLCRKYPETMKKFILKGIKKQLGDFPVDTHFSPNYNPWNKRFCLVPDGDFFKAIKKGKAFVETDTIDTFVENGIQLSSGKTLEADIVISATGLQLLPFGGAKIKIDSVDFDITQQFVYKGLMLSELPNFFIFAGYTNASWTLKSDLTSEYISRVLKYMDKNNFKSFKASIIEDSLGELPLINLDSGYIHRAKNILPKQGTQFPWRLYQNYILDYKVLRINSIKDKRLQFR, encoded by the coding sequence ATGAATTACGATATCATTATTATTGGTGCAGGATTATCTGGAATTGGAGCTGCTTGTCATTTACATCGCAAAAATCCCACAAAGACATACAAAATTTTAGAAGCTAGAGAAGAAATTGGTGGCACTTGGAGCTTGTTTAAATACCCTGGAATTCGTTCAGATTCAGATATGTACACATTTGGTTACTCTTTTAAAACTTGGAATGATGACAAATCATTTGCTGATGCTCCATCCATTTTAAGCTATTTAAACGAAGCATCTAAAGAATATAAGGTCAAAGAACATATTGAATTCAATCAAAAAGTAATTTCCTATAATTTTGATACTACCAAGCAATTATGGACGGTTACAACAATTCATCCAACCACAAAAAGCGAACAGTATTTTACTGCTCAATTTATTTTCAATTGCAGTGGATATTACAATTATGACAACGGATATACACCTGATTTTAAAGGATTAGCCGATTTTAAAGGAGCTTTTTTTCATCCACAAAAATGGGATCAAAGTATTGATTATACCAATAAAAAAGTTGTTGTTATTGGTAGTGGAGCTACTGCTGTAACAATTGTACCCGCAATTGCGAATGCTGTTGAAAAAGTAACCATGTTGCAACGTTCGCCAACCTATATTGCAGCTTTACCTAATAAAGATAAAATTGCAAAAACCATAAAAAAAATATTCCCCAAAAAGATTGCGCACATGTTTGTAAGGGCAAAAAATATTTTGGCTGACATGATTTTTTACAATCTCTGCCGAAAATATCCTGAAACCATGAAAAAGTTTATCTTAAAAGGTATCAAAAAACAATTGGGAGATTTTCCTGTAGACACTCATTTTTCTCCTAATTATAATCCTTGGAATAAGCGTTTTTGTTTGGTGCCTGATGGTGATTTTTTCAAAGCCATCAAAAAAGGAAAAGCTTTTGTTGAAACCGATACTATCGATACTTTTGTAGAAAACGGCATCCAATTAAGTTCTGGTAAAACCTTAGAAGCAGATATTGTTATCAGTGCCACAGGTTTGCAATTATTGCCTTTTGGAGGCGCAAAAATCAAAATTGATTCAGTTGATTTTGACATTACACAACAATTTGTTTACAAAGGTTTGATGCTTAGTGAGCTACCTAATTTTTTCATTTTTGCAGGATACACCAATGCTTCATGGACGTTGAAAAGCGATTTGACAAGCGAATATATTTCGAGAGTGTTGAAGTATATGGATAAAAATAATTTTAAAAGTTTTAAAGCCTCTATAATTGAAGATTCTTTAGGCGAATTGCCATTGATCAACTTAGATTCTGGATATATTCACAGAGCAAAAAATATATTACCAAAGCAAGGAACCCAATTTCCTTGGCGTTTGTATCAAAATTATATACTAGATTATAAAGTGTTGCGCATAAATTCAATCAAAGACAAGCGTTTGCAATTTCGATAA